Proteins found in one Aquibium microcysteis genomic segment:
- a CDS encoding protein-S-isoprenylcysteine O-methyltransferase, whose product MRDVSFWVWLAFLIGWVALRWPAMRRARRLRTRDDRRDTLDIALLVDCVFGLAVLPVAWRLGLFQGIGDRPQGLVPLVLGIAAGAAFLWLFRRSHRDLGRNWSVSLELREGHRLVTGGVYAHVRHPMYASFFLWGIMQALLVANWFAGLAGLFAVTLLYALRTGREEAMMRSAFGADYDAYAARTKRLLPGVY is encoded by the coding sequence ATGCGCGACGTCTCCTTCTGGGTCTGGCTCGCCTTCCTGATCGGCTGGGTGGCGCTGCGCTGGCCGGCCATGCGCCGCGCCCGCAGGCTGCGCACCCGCGACGACCGGCGCGACACGCTCGACATAGCCCTGCTCGTCGACTGCGTCTTCGGCCTCGCCGTCCTGCCGGTCGCCTGGCGGCTCGGCCTGTTCCAGGGCATCGGCGACCGGCCGCAGGGCCTCGTGCCGCTCGTCCTCGGCATCGCCGCCGGCGCCGCGTTCCTGTGGCTCTTCCGCCGCAGCCACCGCGATCTCGGCCGCAACTGGTCGGTCAGCCTCGAACTGCGCGAAGGCCACCGGCTCGTCACCGGCGGCGTCTACGCCCATGTCCGCCACCCCATGTACGCCTCCTTCTTCCTCTGGGGCATCATGCAGGCGCTGCTCGTCGCCAACTGGTTCGCCGGTCTCGCCGGGCTGTTCGCCGTGACGCTGCTCTACGCGCTGCGCACCGGCCGCGAGGAAGCCATGATGCGCTCCGCCTTCGGCGCCGACTACGACGCCTACGCCGCCCGCACGAAGCGCCTGCTGCCGGGCGTCTACTGA